A single region of the Nicotiana sylvestris chromosome 6, ASM39365v2, whole genome shotgun sequence genome encodes:
- the LOC138871726 gene encoding uncharacterized protein yields MSNPSVVVPPKPGRPLFLYLIVLENSFGCILGKHDVTGKKEQAIYYLNKKFTSYEAKYTLLERTCCALTWVAQKLRHYLLAYTTYLISRLDTLKYIFQKPMPTGRLAKWQILLTEFDIVYVTRTTMKAQALADHLAENPVDDEYQPLNYFLDEEVNSVEVISEDTNAWKMFFDGAMNTKGVGIGAILISPTGQYYPATTRL; encoded by the coding sequence atgTCAAATCCGTCAGTCGTAGTCCCACCCAAACCTGGAAGacctttgtttttgtatttgatagtcttggagaattctttcggTTGTATCCTCGGGAaacatgatgtgaccgggaagAAAGAGCAGGCAATATACTATTTGAATAAAAAGTTCACAAGCTATGAAGCTAAATATACCTTGTTGGAAAGGACTTgctgcgccttaacttgggtcgctcaaaaACTTAGGCATTACCTATTGGCCTACACCACTTATCTCATCTCCAGGCTGGATactttaaagtacatattccagaagccgatgcccacagggaggttagcaaaatggcagatcctgctcactgaatttgacatagtctatgtcactcgcacgacaatgaaagcccaagctctAGCAGATCACCTAGCTGAAAACCCTGTTGATGACGAATATCAACCCTTGAATTACTTCCTGGACGAGGAGGTGAATTCAGTTGAGGTAATatcagaagacaccaatgcttggaaaatgttcttcgatggagctatGAACACAAAAGGCGttgggattggggcaattttgatctcacccactggtcaataCTATCCAGCCACAACCCGACTTtag